The genomic region ACGCCAAGTCCCCCGACCGGACCCGCTCCGCCTGGGCGGGCCGTGCCACCCGCGACTTCAAGGACGTCGACCCCACCGCCATGGACGCCGAGCTGGCGCAGCGGCTGGGCTGGGCGGAGCGCCGTATCGAGCTGCCCGCCGGACGGTACGAGACGCTGCTGCCGCCGACCGCCGTCGCCGACCTGCTGATCTACCAGCTGTGGTCGTCGGCCGCGCGGGACGCCGTCGAGGGCCGTACGGTCTTCTCGCGTCCCGGCGGCGGTACCCGGCTGGGGGACAGGCTCTCCCCGCTGCCGCTGACCCTGCGCAGCGATCCGGCCGAGCCCGGTCTGGAGTCGGCGCCCTTCGTCCTGGCGCATGCCTCGGGGGACGACTCGTCGGTCTTCGACAACGGGCTGCCGCTCTCCCGCACGGACTGGGTGCGGGACGGGCGGCTGGAGCGCCTGGTCACCACCCGGCACAGCGCGGACCTGACCGGTCTGCCGGTGGCTCCCGCGATCAGCAATCTGATCCTGGAGGGCGGCGGTGAGCGGTCGCTGGACGAGATGGTGGCGGCGTCCGGGCACCAGGGGCCCGCCCTGCTGCTGACCTGCCTCTGGTACATCCGGGAGGTCGACCCGGCCTCGCTGCTGCTGACCGGTCTGACCAGGGACGGTGTCTACCTCGTGGAGAACGGCGAGGTCGTGGGTGAGGTGAACAACTTCCGCTTCAACGAGTCGCCGGTGGATCTGCTGTCCAGGGCCACCGAAGCCGGGCGTACGGAGCGGACGCTGCCCCGTGAGTGGGGTGACTGGTTCACCCGCGCCGCGATGCCCGCGCTGCGCATCCCGGATTTCAATATGAGTTCCGTCAGCCAGGGCGTATAACCTCTGGACGTACTTCCAGCCACACCGAAGGAGACGCGAGACCCGTGACGGACATCGTCGACGAGCTGAAGTGGCGAGGGCTCTTCGCCCTCTCCACTGACGAGGACGCATTGCGCAAGACGCTCGCGGACGGTCCCGTCACGTTCTATTGCGGCTTCGACCCGACGGCGGCCAGCCTGCACGTGGGCCATCTCGTGCAGGTCCTCACCGTCCGCCGGCTCCAGCTGGCCGGACACCGGCCGCTGGCGCTGGTGGGCGGGGCGACCGGCCAGATCGGCGATCCCCGGCCGACCGCCGAACGCACGCTGAACGACCCGGAGACCGTCGCCAACTGGGTCGGGCGGCTGCGCGCCCAGATCGAGCCGTTCCTCTCCTTCGAGGGGGAGAACGCGGCCGTGATGGTCAACAACCTGGACTGGACGGCCGGGCTGTCCGCGATCGAGTTCCTGCGGGACATCGGCAAGCACTTCCGGGTGAACAAGATGCTCACCAAGGAGTCGGTCGCCCGCCGCCTGGAGTCCGAACAGGGCATCAGCTACACCGAGTTCAGCTACCAGCTGCTCCAGGGCATGGACTTCCTGGAGCTGTACCGGCGGTACGGCTGCACCCTCCAGCAGGGCGGCAGCGACCAGTGGGGCAACCTCACCGCGGGTATCGACCTGATCCACCGCCTGGAGCCGGACGCGTCGGTGCACGCGCTGGGCACCCCGCTGATGGTGAAGGCGGACGGCACCAAGTTCGGCAAGTCCGAGAGCGGGGCCGTCTGGCTCGACGCGGAGATGACGACGCCGTACGCCTTCTACCAGTTCTGGCTGAACGTGGACGACCGTGACGTCTCCACGTACAACCGCATTCTCAGCTTCAAGAGCCGCGCGGAGCTGGAGGAGCTGGAGCAGCTCACCGAGGAGCGTCCGCAGGCCCGCGCGGCCCAGCGTTCGCTGGCCGAGGAGCTGACGACGCTGGTGCACGGCGCCGAGCAGTGCGCGGCGGTCGTCGCCGCGTCGAAGGCGCTCTTCGGCCAGGGCGACCTCGCCGGGCTCGACGAGCGGACGCTGGGTGCCGCGCTCTCCGAGCTGCCGCACGTCCAGGTGGACGCGCTGGTCCCGGTGGTGGACCTGCTCGCCGAGACCGGCCTGGTCCCGAGCAAGTCCGCCGCACGGCGTGCCGTGAAGGAGGGCGGGGCGTACGTGAACAACGTGAAGGTGGCGGGCGAGGACGCCGTACCCGCCGCGGAGGATCTGCTGCACGGGCGCTGGCTGGTGCTGCGCCGGGGCAAGAAGAACCTGGCTGCGGTCGAGGTCAGGTCCTAGGAGAGGTCCTGGACCCCCGGACATACGCGGGAGGGGCGGCCGGTGCGTACCGGCCGTCCCTCCCGCGTTCGTTCAGCTCGGCTGTTTCCTGTTGCCCCGGACCGCGGCCCAGAGCTTGTCCCCGGCACCCACGACGATCACGGCCCCGATCAGCTGGAGCAGATGCCTGATCCAGTCGATGCCGTTGGTGTCGTTGACGCCGAGTCCGGTGGCGGCCCAGTTGCCCAGCACACTGCCCAGGATGCCGCACACCACGGTCAGCCACAGCGGGATCTGCTGCTTGCCCGGGATGATCGCCTTGGCGATCAGGCCGAGCACCAGCCCCACGATGACGGCCCACAACCAACTCATGTCGCCTCCTGGTGCGGCAGCTGTGTACGCATGACGCCCAGCATCGGCGCTTCGGCCATACGGCGCATGTCGGGCGGCGCCATCCGTGCCGCGCGTGCCGCCACCTGCCCGTGGCGGCGCGCCCCGGTCTCGATGGCGGCCCGGCCGCGGCGTAACGTTGTGCCGTCCGGTCCGGGGAGAGTCCGGCGCAGGAATCGGGTGGTGGGACGCGATGCGGAAGCAGAGCAGCGGTCAGGTCTTCCGGATCACGGGAGCGCGGCAGGGACTCGCGGAGGACGTCCGCGGCCGGCAACGGCGCTACATCATCTCGATGTCCGTGCGTACCGTCGCGGTCATCCTGACCGCGGCCCTCTGGAACGTGGAGCGGCCGGTCGCGATCGTGACCCTGGTGCTCGGCGCGTTCCTTCCGTACGTCGCCGTGGTGATCGCGAACGCGGGCCGGGAGAACGCCCCGGGGCTGCCCACGACGTTCGTCCCGGCGCCCTACCGGCCGGCGCTGGAGCCCTCGTCCGTGGTCCCGGGGGCGGAGGCCGCGGCCGATCCGTCCGCCACGGAGAGTGAGCGTCCGGCGCCTGAACAGAGCTGAAACGGGGCGGGATCCGCGCGGGCCGCAAAGCTCAAGAAAAGCTCAGATCAATCATGAAGTTCCGGTGCCGCATGCCCAGTGGCCCGTGACATACTTCGAAAGCGCTCCGCATCCCCCGTCGGAGCGACGGACCGACGCCGGGCAGCTCCCCCCGTGGCTGCTCGGCGTCGCCATTTCCGGGGCCTGTTACGCGGATTCGCGGAGTGACGAAGTCCGTACCGGCTCTCGTACGAGCCATGCTTTGGCCTAGGGTTGGGCGGGTGAACTCCCCCGAAACCGCCGGTTCCGCCCCTGTCTGTTCCGCCAAGGGCTGTCGTACCGACGCCGTCTGGGTACTGGCCTGGAACAACCCGAAGCTGCACACCCCCGAGCGCCGCAAGACCTGGCTCGCGTGCGAGGAACACCGGGAGCATCTCTCCCAGTTCCTCGGGGTGCGGGGCTTCCTGAAGGACGTGGTGGCCCTGAACGAGTGGGAACAGGACTCCGCCGACGGCCCCGGCCCGTCCAGGGCCTAGGCCGTGTTTTGAAAGTCCCGCCTGCGCCGCGGTGCCTGGCACGCACGCTCGCGGCGTTGCCGAAAAGTCCTAGTAGCTCCGCTACGAGGACTCTCCGGCGCCTTGCGATCGCACGCACCAGGCACCGCGGCGCCCGCCCTTCGGGCGGACGACGCTACTTTCAAAACACGGCCTAGCCGCCGATCGCCGACATCGGCCGGGCGGGCTGGAGGAAGGACGGGTCGTCCAGACCGGATCCGGCCTTCTTTCCCCACATCGCCAGCTTCCAGCGACGGGCGATCTCCTCGTCGGACGCCCCGGAGCGCAGCGCGCCCCGCAAGTCCGATTCCTCCCGGGCGAAGAGGCAGGTGCGCACCTGACCGTCGGCAGTGAGTCTGGTGCGGTCGCAGGCTCCGCAGAACGGCCGCGTGACGGAGGCGATGACCCCCACGCGGTGCGGTCCGCCGTCCACCACCCAGCGCTCGGCGGGGGCCGAACCGCGTGCGTCCGCGGCCTCCTCGGTGAGCAGGAAACGGGTGCGCAGCGACTCCAGGATGTCACCCGCTGTGATCATGCCGTCCCGCTTCCAGCCGTGCTGGGCGTCGAGCGGCATCTGCTCGATGAAGCGCAGCTCGTAGTCGTTCCGCACGGCCCAGGCGAGGAGTTCGGGAGCCTCGTCGTCGTTGAGTCCGGGCATCAGTACGGCGTTGACCTTCACCGGGGTGAGCCCGGCGGCGCCGGCGGCCTCCAGACCGTCCAGCACATCGCGGTGCCGGTCCCGGCGGGTGAGGGTCTTGAAGACGTCGGGGCGCAGGGTGTCGAGCGAGACGTTGACCCGGTCCAGGCCCGCTGCCGCGAGGGCTCGGGCGGTGCGCTTGAGGCCGATGCCGTTGGTGGTCAGCGACATCCGGGGGCGGGGCTCCAGGGCCGCGCACCGCTCGACGATGCCCACCAGCCCGGGGCGCAGCAGCGGTTCGCCGCCGGTGAACCGGACTTCGGTGATCCCGAGGCCGGTCACGGCGATACGGATCAGCCGGACGATCTCGTCGTCGGTGAGCAGATCCGGCTTCGCCAGCCACTGCAGCCCCTCTTCGGGCATGCAGTACGTGCACCGCAGATTGCAGCGGTCGGTGAGTGAAACGCGCAGGTCAGTGGCTACGCGGCCAAAGGTGTCGATAAGCACTGCGGCCCCCTTCCCACGAGGAATCCCTGCTGAAGAACTGTATGCAACCGAGCGTACGCGACCCCTGTGACAGCAACAGGGCCGATTACCACGAGGTACGGCGGGGCCGCGTCGTAGAGATCTACGACGCGGCCCCGGTCCGTACCGTCTCCGCCGTGCTCCGGCGACCGGCTCAGTGCGCTCCGAACCCGGTGAGGGACTTGACCTCCAGTTCCGCGTACTTGCCCTTGTCGGGCTCCTCCTTCGAGAGCAGCGAGCCCAGCCAGCCGAGCAGGAATCCCAGCGGGATCGAGATGAGGCCCGGGTTCTCCAGCGGGAACCAGTGGAAGTCCACGCCCTTGAACATCGAGGTGGGCTTTCCGGAGACGACCGGCGAGAAGAGCACCAGCACCACGGAGGAGACGAGCCCTCCGTAGATCGACCAGAGGGCGCCGCCGGTGGTGAACCTCTTCCAGAACAGGCTGTAGAGGAGAGTGGGCAGATTGGCGGAGGCGGCGACCGCGAAGGCGAGGGCGACCAGGCCCGCCACGTTCAGATCACGGGCGAAGGCACCGAGGACGATGGCGACGGCGCCGATCGCGACGGTGGCCCAGCGGGCCGCGCGCATCTCCTCCTTCTCGGTCGCCCTGCCCTTGCGGATGACGTTGGCGTAGATGTCGTGCGCGAACGACGACGAGGAGGCCAGGGTCAGTCCGGCGACCACCGCGAGGATGGTGGCGAAGGCGACCGCCGAGATCACCGCGAGCAGGATGGACCCTCCGGTGGAGTCGGCGCCGCCGCCGATCTCCAGGGCGGCCAGCGGTGCCGCGGTGTTGCCCGCCGGGTTGGAGGCGATGATGTCGGCGGGCTTGAGGAGGGCGGCGGCGCCGAACCCGAGCACGATCGTCATCAGGTAGAAGGCGCCGATGATGCCGATCGCCCAGTTCACCGACTTGCGGGCGGCCTTGGCCGTCGGCACGGTGTAGAAGCGGATCAGGATGTGCGGCAGGCCCGCGGTGCCGAGCACCAGCGCGATGCCGAGCGAGATGAAGTCCAGCTTGGTGGTGCCCGAGGTGCCGTACTTCAGGCCGGGTTCCAGGAAGGCCTTCCCCTTGCCACTGTTCGAGGCCGCGGAGCCGAGCAGGTCGGAGACGTTGAAGTGGAACTTCAGCAGGATCAGGAAGGTGATGAGGATGGTGCCCGCGATCAGCAGGACGGCCTTGACCATCTGCACCCAGGTGGTGCCCTTCATGCCACCGATGGTGACGTACACGATCATCAGGACGCCGACCAGCGCGACGATGGCGATCTTGCCCGCGTCGCTGGTGATGCCGAGCAGCAGGGAGACGAGCACTCCGGCGCCCGCCATCTGAGCCAGCAGATAGAAGATCGAGACGACGATGGTGGAGGCGCCCGCCGCGGTACGCACGGGGCGTTGGCGCATCCGGTACGCGAGGACGTCGCCCATCGTGTAGCGGCCCGAGTTGCGCAGCGGTTCGGCGACCAGCAGCAGGGCGACGAGCCAGGCGACCAGGAAGCCGATCGAGTAGAGGAAGCCGTCGTAGCCGAAGAGTGCGATGGCGCCCGCGATGCCGAGGAACGAGGCGGCCGACATGTAGTCGCCGGAGACGGCGAGTCCGTTCTGGAAGGCGGAGAACTGCCTGCCGCCCGCGTAGAAGTCCGCGGCGCTGCGGGTCTGGCGTCCGGCCCAGACGGTGATGACCAGGGTCGCGACGACGAAGACCGCGAAGAGCGTGATGATCAGCGGCCGGTGCTCGGTGGTGGCCGAGGCGGCGAGCTGGACTGCGGGGCTCATGCGTCGGCCTCCATACGGGACTTGATCGCGGCGCCCTTCGGGTCGAGCTTCGTCGCGGCGTGCCGCGAGTAGAGCCAGGCGATGAGGAACGTGGTGAGGAACTGGGCGAGACCGAGGACCAGGGCCACATTGATGTGGCCGAGGAGCGTGGTGCCCATGAAGCCGCCGGCGTAGCTCGACAGCAGGACGTACAGCAGGTACCAGGCGATGAAGCCGATGGTCAGCGGAAAGGCGAAGGAGCGGTGGGCGCGGCGCAGTTCGCCGAATTCCGCGCCCTCCTGCACCTCGACGTACTTCTCTGCCGTGGGCCGGGCCGGGCCGGGGCCCGTTCCGTCCGGGCGCTGCGGTGCATCGGTAGCCACGGATTCTCCTCGCGACGCGGTGTGGGTGGGGCCGGAGCGGCTGGGCTGTCGGGAGGCGGGTGGTGCGGGTCCCCCCGACAACGGCACGGAGCGCGCGGCGGCCCGGTTCAACGCTGGTTGATTCTTGACCGATTGATTGCTGTCCGCCGATGATCAGCGATAGTTTCGCTGGTCATGTACCGCCCAACTGCGTCCCGCAGCAGGGCGGCTGATACGGATGATGTGGAGAACCCATGGCTCATCTGGCATCCGGGCGGTGGCGCGCGGTCGCGCTGCCCGCCGGACTGGCACTCGTCGCTTCGCTCGGCTTCCTGCCGGGCACGGCCACCGCGGAGTCGGGGGGTGGCTCGGCGCACGCCACGGGCCCTGCACTCTCGTACGTGGTGAACACCAGAACCGACCACCGCACGCTGGACTCGGTGAGACAGGCGATCTCCCGGGCCGGCGGTTCGGTGGTGATGACGTACGACAAGATCGGCGTGATCGTCGCGCACTCGGCCGACCCGGACTTCGCGAAGAACGTCCGCGCGGTCAAGGGCGTCTCTTCGGCCGGTGCCACCCGCACCGCGCCGCTGCCCGCCGAGTCGACGACGGACGTCGGTACCCCGCTGAAGCTCACGGCGAAGCAGCTGAAGTCGCTGTCGGCGAAGGCGGCCTCCGGGGAGGACCCGCTGGAGCCGTTGCAGTGGGACCTGAAGGCGATCAAGGCCGACAAGGCGCACGAGAAGACTCTCGGCAGTTCCGAGGTGACGGTCGCGGTGATCGACACGGGCGTCGACGACACCCACCCGGACATCGCACCGAACTTCGACCGCAAGGCCTCCGTCAACTGTGTGACGGGCAAGCCCGACACCACGGACGGTGCCTGGCGGCCGACCGCCGAGGAGAGCCCGCACGGCACCCATGTGGCAGGTGAGATCGCGGGCGCGAAGAACGGCGTCGGCATCACCGGGGTCGCCCCCGGGGTGAAGGTGTCGGGCATCAAGGTGGGCACGACGGGCGGGTCCTTCTACACGGAGGCCGTCGTGTGCGGCTTCATGTGGGCCGCGGACCACGGGGTCGACGTGACCAACAACAGCTATTACACCGACCCGTGGTACTTCAACTGCAAGGACGACCCGGACCAGCGGGCCCTGGTCGACGCGGTCACCCGCGCCTCGCAGTACGCGGAGAAGAAGGGCACGGTCAATGTCGCAGCCGCGGGCAACGAGAGCTACGACCTCGCCTCGCACTCGATAACCGACCCGTCGAGCCCGAACGACGGCACCCCGGGGGACCGGACGGTGGACCCGTCCAAGTGCCTCGACATACCCACCGAGTTGCCGGGGGTCGTCACGGTCGCCGCGACGGGCGCCAAGAACCTGAAGTCGTCGTTCTCCAACTACGGCCGGGGAATCATCGACGTCGCGGCCCCCGGTGGTGACTCCACCGCCTACCAGGCCCCCGACGCGCCGGCGAACAACGGCCTGATCCTGGGCCCGGTCCCCGGCGGCGGCTGGGCCTACATGGCCGGTACGTCCATGGCGTCCCCGCATGTCGCGGGTGTCGCGGCGCTGATCAAGTCCACGCACCCGCACGCCTCGCCGCAGCTGGTCAAGGCGCTGCTGTCCGCCGAGGCGGACAAGCTGGCCTGCCCCGCGTCGTACGACATCGACGGTGACGGCACCGTCGACGCGGTCTGCCAGGGCGGCCGGGGTCACAACGGCTTCTACGGGTCCGGCCTGGTCAACGCCCTGAACGCGGTGACCTGGTAGCACCTCCGGTGGGGGCGGCCGGCCGCCCCCACCGACGGCCCGGCGGACCGGTCGAGGCCCGCCGGGCCTACTTGACGAGCACCTTGAGCGCGGTGCGCTCGTCCATCGCCCGGTAGCCGTCCGGAACACCGTCCAGGCCGACGGTCAGGTCGAAGACCGGCGAGGGGTCGATCGTGCCGTCCAGTACGTCGGGGAGCAGTTCGGGTATGTAGGTGCGGACGGGCGCGACGCCGCCGCGCAGCGCGATGTTGCGGTCGAACATGTCGCTGAGGTCCAGGCCGGTACCGCTGCCGTGCGGTACGCCGACGTAGCCGACGGCGCCGCCGTCGCGGGCGATGGCGACGGCCGTGCGCATCGACTGCTCGGTGCCGACGGCCTCGATCACGGCGTGGGCGCCCTGCCCGCGGGTCATGTCACGTACCGCGGCGACGGCCTCGTCACCGCGCGCCGCGACCACGTCCGTGGCGCCGAACGTCCTGGCGATGTCGGTACGCACCTGGTGCCGCCCCAGCGCGATGATCCGCTCGGCGCCGAGCCGCTTGGCGGCCAGCACGCCGCAGAGCCCGACGGCCCCGTCACCGACGACGGCGACCGTGCTGCCGGGGCGCACGCCCGCTCCGAGGGCCGCGTGGTGGCCGGTGCCCATGACGTCGGAGAGTGCGAGCAGCGCGGTCAGCAGGTGGTCGTCGGAGGCGGCGTCGGCCGGGAGCTTGACGAGTGTGGCGTCGGCGAAGGGCACCCTGACGGCTTCGCCCTGACCGCCGTCGGAGCCGACCGAACCCCAGAAGCCGCCCTGCGTGCAGGAGGTGGTGAGCCCTTCGGCGCAGTACTCGCACGTGCCGTCGGACCAGACGAAGGGGGCGACGACGAGGTCCCCGGCCGCGAAGCCGCTCACCCCGGAGCCCGCTTCCTCGACGATGCCGAGGAACTCGTGGCCGATCCTCTGACCGGGCTTACGGGCGGCAACACCGCGGTACGCCCACAGGTCGCTGCCGCAGATGCAGGCGCGCAGCACGCGGACGACCGCGTCGCCGGGCTGCTGGATCTCGGGGTCCGGCACCTCCTCCACCCGGATGTCGTGAGGGGCGTGGATGACGGTGGCGCGCATGGGGAAATCCTTGCTGGTCAGACAGATGTACGACTGTCACGGTACGCCGACGGCGGCGTGGCCCCGCACCGGAGTACCCCCGTGACCAGCAGGCACTGGGCCGCCAGATAGGTGGCCATGACCCAGAAGTCCGGCGCGGGCAGCTGCGGAAGGGAGGCGATACCGGTGGCGATCAGGGTGTCCGAGACCAGGAAGAGCGCCCCGCCGAGCGCGGCGTACCGGCCGAGCCCGCCCGCGCGGTACGCCATCGCGGTGAGCAGCAGCGAGTATCCCGCCACCGGGACGCGCAGCCCGGCGGGCAGGCCGGGCCAGAGAACGGCGATCGCGCAGCCGAGCGCGACGGCGTACGCCACGGCCGGCCCGGTACGCCTGGCACTCCCCCGGCCCGGAGGCGTACGACGGCGCCCGAAGAGCACCAGGTAGCAGAGGTGTCCCGCCGCGAAGGACGCCATTCCGGCGAGAAAGGCGGGGTCCGCGTCGATGAGGAGCAGGGTGTCGCCGCCCCAGCCGAAGAGCAGCGCGGCGAGCAGCGGACGGGGGGCGCCGCGGGCGTACGCATGGGCCGCGAGGAGCGGCATCAGCAGCGGCTTGGCGACGGTGTGAGCGGTGGGCCAGTGGGCGAGAACGGCGACGAGGTCGACGAGCGCCACGAGCACGAAGACGAGCAGCAGCAGCCGGGCCGCCCTGCTCTGCGCCACCGGCTCCGGCACCTGACCCGGCACCACCTGTTCAGGCATCTCCCGTTCCGGTGTCACCGGCTTCGGCACCGCCGGATCCGTCGTCACGCGATCCGCTCGGCTGCCGTCGCCTCGTGAACGGTCCCGGCGCCGGGTGCGGGGGAGCGTCCCGCCGGCTGCCAGCCGGGCCCGCCGAAGATCCGCCCGGCGCGCTCGTGCCAGCTGTCGGCCGCCCGGACGTCCCGGGCGATCGCCGCGTACTCGTGGGTCGCGACACGCAGCGGGTTGTAGGTCGCGATGTTCTTGGTCAGCCCGAAGACGGGCCGCTCGCCCTCGCCCGTGAAGGACCGGAACAGCCGGTCCCAGACGATCAGGATGCCGCCGAAGTTACGGTCCAGGTAGCCGCCCTGGGAGGCATGGTGCACCCGGTGGTGGGAGGGCGTGTTGAGCACGTACTCGAAGGGGCGCGGCAGCGTGCCGACCCGTTCGGTGTGTACCCAGAACTGGTAGACGAGGTTGACGGAGGAGCAGAACGCGAGGGCCGCGGGATGCACGCCGAGGGCGATCAGCGGGACGTAGAACGGCCAGACGGTCAGCGTGGTCCAGGGCTGGCGCAGCGCGGTCGTGAAGTTGAACTTGCGGCTGGAGTGGTGGACCACGTGGCAGGCCCACAGGATGCGGACGACGTGGTGGCCGCGGTGCGACCAGTAGTAGAAGAAGTCCTGCCCGAGCAGCATCAGGAGGACCGTCCACCACAGCACCGGGATGCGCAGCGGGGTCAGTTCGTACACCGCGGTGTAGACGGCGACGATCGGGATCTTCCAGAGGGCGTCGAAGACCAGACTGCCGAGACCCATGCCGACGCTGGTGGCGGCGTCCTTGGTCTCGTACCCGGCGGCCTCCTCGTCCGGGTGGAACCGGTAACTCACCATCTCCACGACGGTGAGCAGGACGAAAGCCGGTACGGACCACAGCACGACATCAGGCAGGTTCGGCATGCCAGCACGGTACGGCCGGGCGATCGGCTGCGGCTAGATGTTGTTACTGACAAGTATGCGAGACGATCTGTCAGCGAGTTTTGGTGACTTCCGCCAATGCCACTGCCGATACGGCTGCCGATACCACTGCTGGTACCGCTGCCGGTAGGGGCGCCGACGCGCCCTCCGGAGCGCCCCGGCCGCCGGGGCTCAGACCCCGGCCGCCCCCAGCAGCGCACCGGCCGCGTAGGTCACCGCCATGGCCAGCGCTCCCCCGGCGACGTTCCGCACCACCGCCGCACGCACCGGAGCCGCCCCCGAGCGGGCGCTCCACCACCCGGTCAGGATCAGCGCCGCCAGGACCGAGAGCACCGTGACGTACAGCCGCAGGGACGCGGGCGGCAGGACGATCGCCAGCAGCGGGAGCAGCGCGCCCACCGTGAAGGCGAGGAAACTGGCTCCCCCCGCCTGCCAGGGGCTGGTGAGGTCGTCGGGGTCGATGCCCAGTTCCACCTCGGCGTGGGCGCGCAGGGCGTCCCGCTCGGTCAGCTGCTCGGCGGCTTCGCGGGCCAGTTCGGCGGAGAGCCCCTTGCCCTCCAACAGCCCGGCCAGCTCGGCGAGTTCGGCCTCCGGGGTCTCGCGCAGCTCGCGCCTCTCCTGGGCCAGGGCGGCCTTCTCGGAGTCGCGCTGGGTGGAGACCGAGACGTACTCCCCCGCCGCCATCGACATCGATCCGGCGAGCAGTCCGGAGAGTCCGGCGGTGAGCAGCGCGGCGCGCGAGTCGGTGGCACCGGCGACGCCGACGACGATGCCCGCGGTGGAGACGACACCGTCGTTGGCGCCGAGCACGGCGGCCCGGAGCCAGTTGAGGCGGGCCCCGATGCCGCCGCCGTGGGCCTCGTCGTGGGTCTGATCAGTCACCCAGGGAGGGTCTCACCCGCTCCCGCCGGGGATCCGCACCGACCCGCTCGGACCCCGCGTCTCACCACACCCGGACCGACCCTCCGCGGGCGAAGGCCGGGCTCGTGGCGTCCGCCGGGACCTCCGTCAGCGGCTCGGCGACCTCGGCCACGGTCGGCCCCGTCTTCGCGGCGACGGGATCGAGCAGGGCGAGGTCGAAGCCGTACACCCGGGCGGCGTTGCCGCCCACCATGGCGGCCACCTCCTCGCGCGGGAGCCCCGCGTAGGCGATCCGCAGACCCTCGCGGGTGTAGGGATGAGTGCCTTCGTCGTGCGGGTAGTCGCTGCCCCACATGATCTTGTCCAGGCCGATCTGCTCCCGCAGCGGCACCTCGTGCGGACGCATGAAGCTCGCACCGACGAAGCAGTTGTCGCGCCAGACCTCGCTGGGCCCGCCGCCCATCGAAGTAGCGAGCCCCGCACCGAACTTGGACTCGGCGGTGGCCGCCTTCGAGGCCGCCGAGACCAGTCGGCCGTGGTAGTAGTCCAGCATGTCGAGGACCCGCGGGATCCAGCCGGAGCCCTGTTCGGTGAGGACGAGCCGGAGGCCGGGGTGCCGCCGGAAGGCCCCGCCGAAGATCAGATGCCAGAGGGCGCGGTGCGAGAACCAGGTGGTCTCGACCATGAAGACGGCCCGCGCGGCGGGTTCGTCGCCCAGCGGCGGGGAGGCCGAGCCGCCGTGGTGGTTGACCGGGACTCCCAGCTCCTCGCAGACCGCCCAGAGCGGGTCGTACGTCTGCGAGTACAGCTCGGGCACCCCGGAGCCCGGCGGGGCGCCGGGCAGCAGGATCCCGCCGGTGAGGCCCGCCGCCCGGGTGCGACGCACCTCCCGTACGGCCTCCCCGACATCGTTGAGGAGGATCTGGGCGACGCCCGCCCGCCGTCCCGGCGCCTGCGCGCAGAAGTCGGCGAGCCAGCGGTTGTGGGCGCGCAGCCCGGCCCAGCGCTGCGCGTACTCCTCCTTCGACGGCGCCGGGGCCATCAGCGAGGCGCTCGGGAAGAACGGCGGAATGGTGTTGGGGAAGACGACCTCCGCCACGATGCCGTCCGCTTCGAGTTCGGCGAGCCGGCGGGCGGAGTTCCAGTTGCGGTCGGCGGTGTCGGCGACGAGGTCCTCGTACGGATTGACGTACGTGGCCGCCCAGGCGTCGAAGTCCTCGTGGTGGCGCTTCTCCAGGTACGGCTTGTAGTCCAGCAGGTCGGCGCCGGCGTGGCAGTCGGC from Streptomyces sp. NBC_01267 harbors:
- a CDS encoding DUF3099 domain-containing protein; protein product: MRKQSSGQVFRITGARQGLAEDVRGRQRRYIISMSVRTVAVILTAALWNVERPVAIVTLVLGAFLPYVAVVIANAGRENAPGLPTTFVPAPYRPALEPSSVVPGAEAAADPSATESERPAPEQS
- the tyrS gene encoding tyrosine--tRNA ligase: MTDIVDELKWRGLFALSTDEDALRKTLADGPVTFYCGFDPTAASLHVGHLVQVLTVRRLQLAGHRPLALVGGATGQIGDPRPTAERTLNDPETVANWVGRLRAQIEPFLSFEGENAAVMVNNLDWTAGLSAIEFLRDIGKHFRVNKMLTKESVARRLESEQGISYTEFSYQLLQGMDFLELYRRYGCTLQQGGSDQWGNLTAGIDLIHRLEPDASVHALGTPLMVKADGTKFGKSESGAVWLDAEMTTPYAFYQFWLNVDDRDVSTYNRILSFKSRAELEELEQLTEERPQARAAQRSLAEELTTLVHGAEQCAAVVAASKALFGQGDLAGLDERTLGAALSELPHVQVDALVPVVDLLAETGLVPSKSAARRAVKEGGAYVNNVKVAGEDAVPAAEDLLHGRWLVLRRGKKNLAAVEVRS
- a CDS encoding GlsB/YeaQ/YmgE family stress response membrane protein; the encoded protein is MSWLWAVIVGLVLGLIAKAIIPGKQQIPLWLTVVCGILGSVLGNWAATGLGVNDTNGIDWIRHLLQLIGAVIVVGAGDKLWAAVRGNRKQPS
- a CDS encoding solute symporter family protein; its protein translation is MSPAVQLAASATTEHRPLIITLFAVFVVATLVITVWAGRQTRSAADFYAGGRQFSAFQNGLAVSGDYMSAASFLGIAGAIALFGYDGFLYSIGFLVAWLVALLLVAEPLRNSGRYTMGDVLAYRMRQRPVRTAAGASTIVVSIFYLLAQMAGAGVLVSLLLGITSDAGKIAIVALVGVLMIVYVTIGGMKGTTWVQMVKAVLLIAGTILITFLILLKFHFNVSDLLGSAASNSGKGKAFLEPGLKYGTSGTTKLDFISLGIALVLGTAGLPHILIRFYTVPTAKAARKSVNWAIGIIGAFYLMTIVLGFGAAALLKPADIIASNPAGNTAAPLAALEIGGGADSTGGSILLAVISAVAFATILAVVAGLTLASSSSFAHDIYANVIRKGRATEKEEMRAARWATVAIGAVAIVLGAFARDLNVAGLVALAFAVAASANLPTLLYSLFWKRFTTGGALWSIYGGLVSSVVLVLFSPVVSGKPTSMFKGVDFHWFPLENPGLISIPLGFLLGWLGSLLSKEEPDKGKYAELEVKSLTGFGAH
- a CDS encoding DUF485 domain-containing protein produces the protein MATDAPQRPDGTGPGPARPTAEKYVEVQEGAEFGELRRAHRSFAFPLTIGFIAWYLLYVLLSSYAGGFMGTTLLGHINVALVLGLAQFLTTFLIAWLYSRHAATKLDPKGAAIKSRMEADA
- the moaA gene encoding GTP 3',8-cyclase MoaA — protein: MLIDTFGRVATDLRVSLTDRCNLRCTYCMPEEGLQWLAKPDLLTDDEIVRLIRIAVTGLGITEVRFTGGEPLLRPGLVGIVERCAALEPRPRMSLTTNGIGLKRTARALAAAGLDRVNVSLDTLRPDVFKTLTRRDRHRDVLDGLEAAGAAGLTPVKVNAVLMPGLNDDEAPELLAWAVRNDYELRFIEQMPLDAQHGWKRDGMITAGDILESLRTRFLLTEEAADARGSAPAERWVVDGGPHRVGVIASVTRPFCGACDRTRLTADGQVRTCLFAREESDLRGALRSGASDEEIARRWKLAMWGKKAGSGLDDPSFLQPARPMSAIGG
- a CDS encoding metallopeptidase TldD-related protein; this translates as MTSSKRTVTPHEIVERALALSTADGCVVIADEQSGANLRWAGNALTTNGVTRGRTLTVIATVDGKEGTASGVVSRSAVTADDLEPLVRAAEAAARGGAPAEDAQPLVSGVPASPDFTDAPAETTSAVFADFAPALGESFARAREGGRELYGFAHHEMSSSYLGTSTGLRLRHDQPNGTLELNAKSPDRTRSAWAGRATRDFKDVDPTAMDAELAQRLGWAERRIELPAGRYETLLPPTAVADLLIYQLWSSAARDAVEGRTVFSRPGGGTRLGDRLSPLPLTLRSDPAEPGLESAPFVLAHASGDDSSVFDNGLPLSRTDWVRDGRLERLVTTRHSADLTGLPVAPAISNLILEGGGERSLDEMVAASGHQGPALLLTCLWYIREVDPASLLLTGLTRDGVYLVENGEVVGEVNNFRFNESPVDLLSRATEAGRTERTLPREWGDWFTRAAMPALRIPDFNMSSVSQGV